From Trichoderma atroviride chromosome 1, complete sequence, one genomic window encodes:
- a CDS encoding uncharacterized protein (EggNog:ENOG41~TransMembrane:7 (n5-14c19/20o125-145i157-177o197-223i235-262o282-307i319-337o357-380i)~SECRETED:SignalP(1-19)), with amino-acid sequence MLRRLSLAIIAAAVTAATATTLSLRSDQRLENATELSPVEQSINAEAKPSGWIALPLCALNCVTTACSNLDISCICKHVDQPSHTLSCLKSSCSFSDSLLTMSLAQDSCGSPVRDRSTRFKAMNYSLGFITLTIAVIRFASKFLFSIRQGFGPDDWALFTAAFIGIPCIAFNVWGLVENGLGRDIWTLTPSAISKLAQWFVAMEIFYVVIMTIIKTSLTLFYLDLFTGTRFRKLVWGTIVLLATSCISFVIGTLVQCAPLTFAWEQFNGSNASQGQCININALGWANAAVNIAIDIWLLAIPLIQLYKLDTHWKRKLSAASMFLTGVIATVISIVRLRSLFHFGNSANPTWDHWNVAYWSTVEVNVSIICTCLPSIRLILAHLFPRIIGSSLGLPPVSEDSWIGEKITSPNPLDVESHELCNSRSIDGTSKTSVSVQPIGGLFQA; translated from the exons ATGCTTCGGAGACTATCACTTGCCATCATAGCGGCTGCTGTTACTGCAGCCACTGCTACTACGCTCTCTCTAAGATCAGACCAGCGACTCGAAAACGCCACAGAACTGAGTCCTGTTGAGCAGTCCATCAACGCAGAAGCAAAGCCATCTGGCTGGATTGCCCTGCCATTGTGCGCT CTCAATTGCGTTACTACCGCTTGTTCCAACCTCGATATCTCTTGCATTTGCAAGCATGTAGACCAGCCATCTCATACTTTATCCTGCCTCAAGtcatcatgcagcttctcTGACAGTCTAC TCACGATGAGCCTCGCCCAGGACTCGTGCGGCTCCCCAGTTCGAGATCGTTCCACAAGGTTCAAGGCAATGAATTATTCCCTCGGCTTCATAACTCTCACCATTGCTGTTATTCGCTTCGCATCCAAGttcctcttcagcatcaGACAAGGGTTTGGACCAGATGACTGGGCGCTGTTTACAGCAGCATTTATCGGCATACCCTGCATCGCCTTCAATGTCTGGGGACTCGTTGAAAATGGGCTAGGCAGAGATATTTGGACACTGACTCCAAGTGCCATTTCCAAGCTTGCTCAATGGTTTGTGGCAATGGAGATTTTCTACGTGGTGATTATGACGATTATCAAGACTAGTCTCACGCTCTTTTACCTCGACCTGTTTACGGGGACCCGTTTTCGCAAATTGGTCTGGGGAACAATCGTTTTGCTTGCCACCTCTTGCATCAGCTTCGTCATCGGAACTCTCGTGCAGTGTGCGCCCCTGACATTTGCCTGGGAGCAATTCAACGGTAGCAACGCCTCCCAAGGGCAGTGTATTAATATCAACGCACTCGGGTGGGCAAACGCGGCTGTCAATATCGCGATAGATATCTGGCTCCTCGCAATTCCTTTAATCCAGCTTTACAAGCTAGACACCCACTGGAAGAGAAAGCTAAGTGCAGCCAGCATGTTTCTGACCGGAGTAAT AGCTACAGTCATCTCCATTGTCCGACTCAGGTCACTCTTTCACTTTGGCAACTCGGCAAATCCAACGTGGGACCACTGGAATGTGGCCTACTGGTCCACCGTCGAAGTCAACGTCAGCATCATCTGCACATGTCTCCCATCTATCCGGCTCATCTTGGCGCATTTGTTTCCTCGAATCATCGGCTCGAGTCTTGGGCTACCTCCAGTATCGGAAGATTCTTGGATTGGTGAAAAGATCACCAGCCCAAACCCTCTAGACGTGGAGTCGCACGAGCTATGCAATAGCAGAAGCATAGATGGAACTTCGAAGACGAGTGTATCTGTACAGCCAATCGGTGGATTATTCCAAGCATAA
- a CDS encoding uncharacterized protein (EggNog:ENOG41~TransMembrane:9 (o6-22i34-55o67-91i460-477o489-505i512-532o538-557i564-582o602-622i)) yields the protein MLDARVTVVYYVMILTFIYLLARLKAGNIKLTFLHLFGTIVADVFLLIGPLLPSFTPLLGQTLVKPGAIGVGIGAACCLIFFPQSTSYVVLRKMEQLVRMLDTPLDLTRRRFDGESLDLGQLKATKNGIVALYKSMAPEMAFLPLDVSRGRWNAEDVKGLEECIRQAMLSSVSLLDFHIATITGLQKVDQAGLQLDKHSSDGAAAEKGGHEIGQRHVLQYAELMNALRTPEQSELRVRMTEAMNETTAQVRLACSESIALVGECIHTVNTRRWIRQPSQHEFDGLIGRLETTLAALQSARVSCTATTTEAILECHSDLFDQDGHLRAPDASTSTLHPQSLRAMMVAMVLEERIISAALATEAMLKHVLHLTTSQTRHRIWLPSRIRYAFGWLVSGKDTVPVAGVSNDGATDDPDALDQQSKAVRQRLRLIRGYESPNRGTRMGRAIVGTYRWITNPAGMYAMRMVVVTLATAITAAVPNSAGFFYREKGLWAVITAQTCVLLYMADFTFSLISRALGTVIGGVFGLVAWYIGSGSGHGNPYGLAASTAVFIVIAMWLRIFLPLAYVQATAMGGVTMILILGFSYDFAHQPQYGSPGLGYQAFWRRLVDVLIGFAAATIVQLFPKPPSATEHVCKTLANTIQTLSDYYALLLSHWSRTGRDGPISAAAIEDLTLEVAEVLSSVTGSIAMLKADFSSGPFGQAALHCAQEQCQNMNQALGRLLFLSTTLPKGFQERLVYVLGILDDVAIGNIMAVLTIVEQALRTGTPLPERLPVPLVRTCFESLSAAQRQNIDLTTSLVRDENYRRYCVAVASYLKFLTAIDDLVLTLKRTLGERHVIYLDDDEV from the coding sequence ATGCTGGATGCCCGAGTCACGGTGGTGTACTATGTCATGATTCTGACCTTTATCTACCTGCTGGCCCGCCTCAAGGCCGGCAACATCAAACTGACGTTTCTCCACCTCTTCGGTACCATCGTGGCGGATGTCTTTTTGCTAATCGGACCCCTGCTGCCGTCCTTTACGCCGCTTCTGGGGCAGACGCTGGTGAAACCGGGGGCCATTGGCGTCGGGATAGGCGCTGCCTGctgcctcatcttcttcccgcaGTCGACCTCGTACGTGGTGCTCCGGAAGATGGAACAGCTCGTCCGGATGCTGGACACGCCGCTGGACCTGACTCGGAGGCGCTTCGATGGCGAGTCCCTGGACTTGGGCCAGCTAAAGGCCACCAAGAACGGCATCGTGGCCCTGTATAAGTCGATGGCTCCAGAGATGGCCTTCCTGCCGCTCGACGTTTCCCGCGGCCGATGGAACGCAGAAGACGTCAAGGGCCTGGAAGAATGCATCCGCCAGGCCATGCTGTCCAGCGTGTCCCTGCTTGATTTTCACATCGCCACCATCACCGGCCTGCAAAAGGTAGACCAGGCGGGCCTGCAGCTGGACAAGCACTCAAGCGACGGTGCGGCGGCCGAAAAGGGAGGGCACGAGATTGGCCAGCGCCATGTGCTGCAATACGCGGAGCTGATGAATGCCCTGAGGACGCCAGAGCAGAGCGAGCTCCGAGTCCGGATGACTGAGGCGATGAACGAGACAACCGCGCAGGTGAGGCTAGCCTGTTCCGAGTCCATCGCACTCGTCGGTGAGTGCATCCACACGGTAAACACCCGTCGATGGATCCGCCAGCCATCCCAGCACGAGTTTGACGGCTTGATTGGACGTCTGGAGACGACCCTGGCAGCGTTGCAATCCGCCCGCGTCTCCTGTACGGCCACTACCACCGAAGCCATTCTGGAGTGCCATTCCGATCTCTTTGATCAGGACGGCCATCTCAGGGCCCCGGATGCCAGCACCTCCACCTTGCATCCACAATCCCTGCGAGCCATGATGGTGGCCATGGTGCTGGAGGAGCGAATCATCAGCGCAGCCTTGGCGACGGAAGCCATGCTGAAGCACGTTTTGCATCTGACAACGTCGCAGACACGTCACCGCATCTGGCTGCCCTCCCGCATCCGCTACGCCTTTGGATGGCTTGTGAGCGGCAAGGACACCGTGCCTGTTGCCGGTGTCTCCAACGACGGTGCTACAGACGACCCGGATGCGCTGGACCAGCAGTCCAAGGCGGTGCGCCAGCGGCTTCGGCTCATTCGTGGCTACGAGTCTCCCAATCGCGGAACTCGGATGGGCAGAGCCATTGTCGGCACATATCGCTGGATCACCAACCCGGCCGGCATGTACGCGATGCGCATGGTTGTTGTGACGCTTGCCACTGCCATCACGGCCGCCGTCCCCAACTCGGCCGGCTTCTTCTACCGCGAAAAGGGGTTGTGGGCCGTCATCACCGCCCAGACTTGCGTGCTCTTGTACATGGCCGACTTcaccttttctctcatctccagAGCGCTCGGCACGGTGATTGGAGGTGTCTTTGGCCTTGTGGCATGGTATATCGGATCTGGCAGCGGTCATGGGAACCCCTACGGCCTGGCTGCCAGCACTGCCGTGTTTATCGTGATAGCCATGTGGCTGAGGATCTTCTTGCCTCTGGCCTATGTGCAGGCAACCGCCATGGGTGGAGTCACAATGATTCTCATCTTGGGCTTCTCTTATGACTTTGCCCACCAACCACAGTATGGATCTCCGGGCTTGGGCTATCAAGCGTTTTGGAGGCGACTAGTCGACGTGCTCATAGGCTTTGCGGCCGCCACCATTGTTCAGCTGTTCCCCaagcctccatctgccaCCGAGCACGTGTGCAAGACGTTGGCCAACACTATACAAACACTGTCAGACTACTACGCTCTGCTTTTGTCGCATTGGAGCCGCACCGGTAGAGACGGCCCCAtcagcgctgctgccataGAGGACCTCACGTTGGAAGTTGCCGAGGTTCTATCATCCGTGACTGGATCAATAGCGATGCTAAAGGCAGACTTTAGTTCTGGTCCATTCGGCCAAGCCGCCCTGCATTGCGCCCAAGAGCAGTGTCAAAATATGAATCAGGCACTGGGaaggcttctttttctatCAACCACTCTTCCTAAAGGGTTCCAGGAGAGACTCGTATATGTTCTCGGCATATTGGATGACGTCGCCATTGGAAATATCATGGCCGTCTTGACAATCGTCGAGCAAGCCCTGCGGACTGGAACCCCTCTCCCTGAAAGGCTTCCTGTGCCCCTTGTTCGCACCTGTTTCGAATCTCTATCCGCTGCACAGCGTCAGAATATTGATCTGACCACATCGCTTGTTCGAGACGAGAATTACCGACGGTATTGCGTTGCCGTGGCTTCCTACTTGAAATTCCTAACTGCTATTGATGACTTGGTCTTGACTTTGAAGAGAACTTTGGGAGAACGCCATGTGATTTATCtagatgatgacgaggtaTGA
- a CDS encoding uncharacterized protein (EggNog:ENOG41), which yields MSTLTEFTYFPQLPAELRIEIWKLVPEPDRLIGWVPCSNCEDICKQRPNCREEEEAKPLARQQCMEENHPDWLVKYVAHPRKNAIFAPLHACRESRQVWMTKYFQPPRNVTVNVSGTEIPVKFNVPFLNYEHDVFTMFGAWSSTSIFDVGGPMEAPVEPFIGLDRSRIQHGGYCEIMDQFFPASTLFEVNELPALKRLSLITMGPQPRADKQQESGVLMQMTPCTAERYDCQIVDLVSPEAGENSAFMNESRPRAHRHTKQKKFDLFYDEWKAWLWHVAEADAHFRIKSNAASWWKVVKFSVADNGAHHHPRTAEDCPLYPDRCTGPAGHGRCVIDNWESKYELSCKYLVEDKWANVLQHDLGVKLGGWQHPINRDEKNKEAERIRDYIDENYQGIWQWIDDEE from the coding sequence ATGTCTACTCTTACAGAGTTTACCTACTTTCCACAGCTTCCTGCCGAGCTGAGGATAGAGATATGGAAGCTCGTGCCTGAGCCGGATCGCCTCATCGGCTGGGTCCCCTGCTCCAACTGCGAAGACATCTGCAAGCAGAGACCAAACTGCcgggaagaggaagaggccaagcCGCTCGCCAGACAGCAGTGTATGGAGGAGAACCACCCTGACTGGCTGGTCAAGTACGTGGCACACCCACGCAAGAATGCCATCTTCGCCCCTCTCCACGCCTGCCGCGAGTCCCGCCAAGTGTGGATGACCAAATACTTTCAGCCTCCCCGGAACGTCACGGTCAATGTATCCGGGACGGAGATTCCCGTCAAGTTCAACGTGCCTTTCCTCAACTACGAGCATGACGTCTTCACAATGTTTGGGGCCTGGAGCTCAACCAGCATCTTTGACGTCGGCGGCCCGATGGAGGCCCCGGTCGAGCCATTCATCGGCCTCGACCGGTCACGCATCCAGCACGGCGGATACTGCGAAATTATGGACCAGTTCTTCCCCGCGTCTACTCTATTCGAGGTCAACGAGCTGCCAGCCCTGAAGAGGCTGTCGCTGATTACCATGGGGCCCCAGCCCCGGGCGGATAAGCAGCAAGAGTCCGGGGTACTTATGCAGATGACCCCGTGCACAGCTGAGCGCTATGACTGCCAGATCGTGGACCTGGTGAGCCCTGAAGCCGGTGAGAACTCTGCCTTTATGAATGAGTCTCGGCCGCGAGCCCACCGGCAcacgaagcagaagaagttTGACCTGTTCTACGACGAGTGGAAGGCCTGGCTGTGGCACGTTGCAGAGGCCGACGCACATTTCCGCATCAAATCAAACGCCGCTTCTTGGTGGAAGGTTGTCAAGTTCTCCGTGGCAGACAACGGGGCTCATCACCACCCTCGCACCGCCGAGGACTGTCCCCTCTACCCAGATAGATGCACCGGGCCCGCCGGACACGGGCGATGTGTTATTGACAACTGGGAGTCAAAGTATGAGCTTTCCTGCAAGTATCTGGTGGAGGATAAGTGGGCCAATGTCCTGCAGCACGACCTCGGCGTGAAGCTTGGCGGGTGGCAGCACCCCATCAACCGAGAcgagaagaacaaggaagCAGAGCGTATCCGCGACTACATTGACGAGAACTACCAGGGAATCTGGCAGTGGATTGATGACGAAGAGTAA
- a CDS encoding uncharacterized protein (EggNog:ENOG41) codes for MTSTPWVFICPSSRGIGHALTCHLLRRTPSSIPILATTRHSDLAAAKAAILKDVFSSSSSSFSSSSSSPSPSSSSQQLHDKLSKRLFVVRCDVTDESTIESAAKKAETLFPSKSHHLHLACVLPGVLLNPEKSLAQVDANATLESFRINSMGQMLMAKHFFGFLPKKATAMAMPGYNGYDYNEDEDDEEDEEREDQDDEDEAEEEASLCLPRHATWLNMSARVGSTTDNRSGGWFSYRASKAAVNSFTKSLDISLRTRAGDNAMAVAYHPGTVRTDLSKDYWGGVPKEKLFSAEYAAEKLADVVCGLGTSDRGRCWDWKGTEVLP; via the coding sequence ATGACATCCACGCCTTGGGTATTCATCTGCCCCTCCTCCAGAGGCATTGGCCATGCCCTCACctgtcatcttcttcgacgCACGCCCTCGTCCATCCCGATTCTTGCAACGACGCGACATTCGGATCTGGCCGCTGCCAAGGCCGCAATCCTGAAGGATGTgttttcttcatcgtcgtcatcattctcttcatcgtcatcttcgccctctccatcgtcgtcatcacagCAGCTACACGATAAGCTATCAAAGCGCCTCTTTGTCGTCCGCTGTGACGTGACCGATGAATCCACCATTGAATCTGCCGCCAAAAAGGCAGAGACTCTGTTTCCCAGCAAGTCGCACCACTTGCATCTTGCCTGCGTCCTCCCAGGCGTATTGCTAAACCCAGAAAAGTCCCTCGCGCAGGTTGATGCCAACGCTACTCTGGAGTCGTTTCGAATCAACTCCATGGGCCAAATGCTCATGGCGAAGCACTTTTTCGGATTCTTGCCCAAGAAGGCGACGGCTATGGCGATGCCGGGCTACAACGGCTATGACTacaatgaagacgaggacgacgaagaggacgaagagagggaggatcaggatgacgaagatgaagccgaagaagaggcgtCTCTATGTTTGCCTCGGCACGCTACTTGGCTGAACATGTCTGCAAGAGTAGGATCCACCACTGATAACCGCTCTGGCGGGTGGTTTTCGTATCGCGCGAGCAAGGCCGCCGTCAACAGCTTCACCAAGAGCCTTGACATCTCTCTACGCACACGGGCAGGAGATAACGCAATGGCGGTGGCATATCACCCGGGCACGGTAAGGACTGACTTGAGCAAAGACTACTGGGGCGGCGTGCCCAAGGAGAAGCTATTCAGCGCTGAATATGCGGCCGAGAAGCTTGCGGATGTGGTTTGTGGGCTTGGAACGAGTGATAGGGGTAGATGCTGGGACTGGAAGGGGACTGAAGTTCTCCCTTGA
- a CDS encoding uncharacterized protein (BUSCO:EOG092D2HRE): MLVSLTVGKVDAGVTVLLTPDKRLIEFPSILLPPNISSGSIVDITVGRNTAKEAAAEEQFRSLQDRILQAFGASEPAAPILRCRNATQTSVVLEWDPIELAAADLISLSMYRNGQKAGNIPRPLEMHSTKISGLAVDTEYSFHLVLRTTAGTRASEKLVVRTHKMTDLSGITITTGIMPASTRENLTRAVERIGAKIVDGVRIDTTHFVTTEGRGTAWEKAVENNIPVVRPEWVTACEQNGRIFGVTKFYLDVMRPGPPSDDQLPPPPPKDLPPKDLPRRTSPPDQEAAGNKSPVSTSPPPGPAPPATPPNGKKSPESGAEAGSKASAEAEDDSEAQEEQEEGEAAEPKAKSTEQKARTNDQAEQKVRLEDVQGQLRPGGSQTAIVEEVVEGEDEDEDEDENKPASPPDGASFQEVEL, encoded by the exons ATGCTTGTCTCCCTGACCGTCGGTAAGGTCGACGCAGGAGTCACAGTGCTGCTGACCCCAGACAAGCGCTTG ATCGAGTTCCCATCAATCTTGCTGCCTCCCAACATTTCCTCCGGTAGTATCGTGGACATCACCGTTGGCCGCAACACCGcaaaagaggctgctgccgaAGAGCAGTTTCGCTCTCTCCAAGACCGCATCTTGCAGGCCTTTGGCGCCTCCGAGCCAGCTGCGCCAATCCTGCGCTGTCGCAATGCGACGCAGACTTCCGTTGTCCTGGAATGGGACCCCATCGAGCTCGCTGCCGCCGATCTGATATCCCTGAGCATGTACCGCAATGGGCAAAAGGCCGGCAACATCCCGCGGCCGCTGGAGATGCACAGCACCAAGATCAGTGGCTTGGCTGTCGACACCGAGTACAGCTTCCACCTGGTGCTGCGGACCACTGCCGGGACGCGGGCAAGCGAAAAGCTAGTCGTACGAACCCACAAGATGACGGATCTGAGTGGAATCACCATCACAACGGGCATCATGCCGGCCTCGACGAGGGAGAACCTGACCCGGGCTGTGGAGCGAATCGGGGCCAAGATTGTCGACGGCGTCCGCATCGATACGACGCACTTTGTCACCACCGAAGGCCGAGGAACGGCCTGGGAGAAGGCTGTGGAGAATAACATCCCCGTGGTGCGGCCCGAATGGGTCACAGCCTGCGAGCAGAATGGCAGAATCTTTGGCGTGACCAAGTTCTACCTCGACGTTATGCGGCCAGGACCCCCCAGCGATGACCAgctgcctcctcctccgccaaaGGACCTGCCTCCCAAGGACTTGCCACGACGAACATCGCCACCAGATCAAGAGGCAGCTGGCAACAAGTCTCCAGTGAGCACGTCTCCCCCACCGGGaccagcaccaccagcaacACCTCCCAACGGGAAGAAGAGCCCAGAGAGTGGAGCCGAGGCTGGGTCCAAGGCATccgcagaggcagaagacgACTCTGAGGCCCAGgaggagcaagaagaaggcgaggcAGCAGAGCCAAAGGCCAAATCCACCGAGCAAAAGGCAAGGACCAACGATCAGGCCGAGCAAAAGGTCCGTCTGGAAGATGTTCAGGGACAACTACGACCTGGCGGTTCGCAAACAGCCATAGTGGAAGAAGTTgtggagggcgaggacgaggacgaggacgaagacgaaaacAAGCCGGCCTCGCCGCCAGACGGAGCTTCATTCCAGGAGGTGGAGCTGTAG
- a CDS encoding uncharacterized protein (EggNog:ENOG41) — protein MADLIDPTMKGNYPVILGVGLLGKPSNEIFTGIRYNHKPAFPQSDARLKPSIPGKTSSYDLNFSNSEGTVGFAGTRSTDDGDYVLYFDPERKAFVLDKVDSTFNMNLTRTPANSNPDDLRRRHPHLGSGPSQKAGDQKSASSKDKLKSSTKADNDKSITVQTKDMQKKKPLEKKLGEKKHTDNVFLEKKPPPVEKKSADKKLASEKEKRPLEKEKRPMEKKLLQEKKLLEKKSIDKKSTDKQSESKPSAKKTVEKSGVERKIHEMKNTEKRLAASKFDKKPLPKKIELALPVPEPPKPQESRKKRDHEDDEEEDDDDDDLLIEYPGAEAPSRPAHHFSPAFPIARRFDDFMDQRESEVEEDDEAMDEDTEAAFKLPSPVKNGSQAQSEPMDVDEEEEDEAEEGQEAGEAGEAEGAADFEYDLEQELENAFDQLDNNDQDNGNNSNNSNSGYYYNNNNDDDESEISEED, from the exons atggctGATCTGATCGACCCGACAATGAAGGGCAACTATCCCGTGATTCTGGGCGTTGGGCTGCTGGGCAAGCCGTCCAACGAGATCTTTACTGGCATTCGCT ATAACCACAAGCCTGCCTTTCCGCAATCCGACGCACGCCTGAAGCCTTCTATCCCCGGCAAGACGAGCTCGTACGACTTGAATTTCTCCAACTCGGAAGGAACAGTTGGATTTGCCGGAACGCGCTCcaccgacgacggcgacTATGTGCTCTACTTTGATCCCGAGCGCAAGGCCTTTGTCCTCGACAAGGTTGACTCGACCTTTAACATGAATCTCACGCGCACTCCTGCAAACAGCAACCCCGACGATCTGCGCCGGCGACACCCTCACTTGGGAAGTGGCCCGTCGCAAAAGGCGGGAGACCAGAAGAGCGCTTCAAGCAAGGACAAGTTGAAGTCGTCAACAAAGGCCGATAATGACAAGAGCATCACCGTACAGACCAAGGatatgcagaagaagaaaccgttggagaagaagctgggagaaaagaagcataCCGACAATGTATTcctcgagaagaagcctccTCCCgttgagaagaagtcggcggacaagaagctcgcttctgaaaaggaaaaaaggccattagagaaagagaagaggccaatggagaagaagctgttgcaggagaagaagttgctggagaagaaatcAATAGACAAGAAGTCGACCGACAAGCAGTCAGAGAGTAAGCCGtcagccaagaagacggTCGAGAAGAGCGGCGTCGAGAGAAAGATTCACGAGATGAAGAATACGGAAAAGAGGCTTGCAGCGAGCAAGTTTGACAAGAAGCCGCTGCCCAAAAAGATTGAGCTTGCACTGCCTGTGCCAGAACCACCCAAGCCGCAAGAGTCTCGCAAGAAGAGAGACCatgaggacgacgaagaggaggatgacgacgacgacgatctTCTCATCGAATATCCAGGTGCAGAAGCTCCTTCCCGGCCGGCTCACCATTTCTCGCCCGCGTTCCCCATTGCCCGTCGCTTCGATGACTTTATGGATCAGCGCGAATCTGAAgtggaggaagacgacgaggccatggacgaggatACCGAGGCGGCATTCAAGCTGCCCAGCCCGGTGAAGAATGGCAGCCAAGCTCAATCGGAACCCATGGATgttgacgaagaggaagaggatgaggccgaagagggtcaagaggctggcgaggctggcgaggcAGAAGGTGCCGCTGATTTCGAATACGATCTGgaacaagagctggagaatGCTTTTGATCAACTGGATAACAACGACCAGGACAacggcaacaacagcaacaacagcaacagcggcTACTACtataacaacaacaacgatgacgatgaaagCGAGATTAGCGAAGAAGACTAG
- a CDS encoding uncharacterized protein (EggNog:ENOG41): protein MASSNEKPETITGGCLCGSVRYIATFPPDHDFADSSTTCQCEQCRKNTGALIFYSHQLPKSAVDFTSKETLKLYSATPHFERGFCSNCGGLLFWQRDSGANICLTVGCFDRPVLEKYGPLLTSAKRHLFCDRQIAGVTDHLRGNRYPGDDE, encoded by the exons atggcttcttcaaacGAGAAACCCGAAACAATCACAGGCGGCTGCCTCTGCGGATCGGTTCGCTACATTGCGACGTTCCCACCAGATCACGACTTTGCGGATAGC TCAACAACATGCCAATGCGAGCAATGCCGCAAAAACACCGGCGCCCTCATCTTCTACTCCCACCAGCTCCCCAAGTCCGCCGTCGACTTCACGTCCAAGGAGACGCTCAAGCTCTACTCGGCCACGCCGCACTTTGAGCGCGGCTTCTGCAGCAACTGCGGGGGGCTGCTCTTCTGGCAGAGGGACAGCGGCGCCAACATTTGCCTCACGGTTGGGTGCTTCGATAGGCCCGTTTTGGAAAAGTACGGGCCGCTGTTGACGTCGGCCAAGAGGCATCTGTTTTGCGACAGGCAGATAGCTGGTGTTACAGATCATTTACGGGGTAACAGGTATCCAGGGGATGATGAATGA